The following are encoded in a window of Megalobrama amblycephala isolate DHTTF-2021 linkage group LG19, ASM1881202v1, whole genome shotgun sequence genomic DNA:
- the pik3c2g gene encoding phosphatidylinositol 3-kinase C2 domain-containing subunit gamma isoform X2 produces MDPCTEDPAGRPEDHVFYGWDVPVFSEQDYLDLYTPVSGLKAADQRKEQVNVDMKNEEAAVTPAGTPAQHLRGPEDSWNIDLIDSAQGSNSRTASLCTLTSQLLSEHGVSRDEFSRSVVWGRVTPVHESLLEPAELLFSVSVPWLPVELPFRWRLSSTAQELMEAVLETLDHSAALSGQYLMKLCDSEEFLRSDEMLGLYERIQVYHKFASDVPVRMVLRDTIGRTLTRDEEDDRQMFHFNQVLASACSFNTIRSCLQEKLSSYSEEVNKLVRSQCGVCVSEVVESVHGVCEQLCGVTTADLEEAVGQLKRIAPVTWTPAEMSDCETAVVKIHQALLKLLHVFFTNFDLDFRGPEDVPDPSAADVERNTCMLQLNLTSLYRLLPGWINGYDHFSMSCSLTHCGRNLTEPVLSENISTSLQLNCKIQCNRLLVFPVPVRELPYESMLTFHLLGSKQAKTPELLCWAALPLFNSKTLVHGTVLLSMSTQVPPRCPPSAALTDGHRQPTGVILQIDFPDSKLWRYERASARPGSVHDSTLCEELQKRIADVSQKHSLSLMTENEKAFLWSKRHICGERNSYLHLVLGSAPQWRPQNLPEIYWILQRWGGASCEEALFLLSHDFHDQYVRSVAVRRFQQMCDSELEEFLPQLVQALKMEWDVDGPLVTLLLSRSLRCIRIAQQLYWLLLDALEDWLYKSWISKVLSALKHCCGRTLRLELQRENRLMDLLTQVAQRVRTADKTKRKDVFIRERWKIASFFADGQSCRLPLDPAVEVKGVNVEAFKVYNSNAAPVEVSFITADPLGQNYSVICKTGDNLRQDVLVLQIVRLLDRVWRQEGLDMRMVTYRCISTGRDRGLVEVVRDAVTLAKIHQEWGLSGALREDTLEKWFHMRNKTIEDYEKAVMNFLHSCAGWCVATFVLGICDRHNDNIMITHSGHMFHIDFGKIMGNAQKFGSIKRDRTPFIFTPEMQRFITGGGENPQRFHRFVELCCDAFNSLRRRSALLLGLLQLMLAAGMPEMKDVQDLRYVHNNLRPHDSELEATSYFTRKIKESMESLPVKLNFLIHNMVQFSSVRRSEPLADSRISSSSNIQEAVIQKYTVSGKDVTYELKVTIEDGYVISQKSFSQFETLHKLLQKHFIESTLPKFPSWFNMSFTPSRKMSLLNKYLKELFEGPCRGNEYVCSLFLDGPNAAAKSESDAHLRPQIQLYLSYKDFKLSVMIKHLKNIRLSNGSCPDAYVVTRLRPDPQDKTKRKTKVVRSNDNPTFNELIEYRNVLKLHGHVLEVTVKSRKAFVAATNVVLGERVLDQEKWFPLGFSAV; encoded by the exons ATGGATCCATGTACTGAAGATCCCGCTGGAAGACCTGAGGATCACGTGTTTTATGGATGGGATGTTCCTGTCTTTTCTGAGCAGGATTATTTGGATTTATACACACCCGTGTCTGGTTTAAAAGCAGCCGATCAGAGGAAAGAGCAGGTGAATGTGGACATGAAGAATGAGGAAGCAGCTGTGACACCTGCTGGAACACCTGCACAACACCTGCGCGGTCCAGAG GACTCTTGGAACATCGATTTAATTGATTCAGCACAAGGCAGCAACAGCAGAACTGCTTCGCTCTGCACATTAACTTCGCA ACTGCTCTCAGAACATGGCGTCAGTCGTGACGAGTTCAGCCGGAGTGTGGTGTGGGGCCGCGTGACCCCTGTGCACGAGTCTCTCCTGGAGCCCGCCGAACTCCTCTTCAGTGTGTCCGTGCCCTGGCTGCCTGTGGAACTACCGTTCAGATGGAGAC TAAGCAGCACAGCCCAGGAGCTGATGGAGGCGGTTCTGGAGACTCTAGATCATTCTGCTGCTCTCAGTGGACAATACCTGATGAAACTCTGTGACTCAGAGGAGTTTCTCAGAAG TGATGAAATGTTGGGATTATACGAACGCATCCAGGTGTATCATAAGTTTGCTTCAGATGTTCCAGTGAGGATGGTGCTCAGAGACACCATTGGCAGAACCCTGACGCGAGAT GAGGAAGACGACAGGCAGATGTTTCATTTTAATCAAGTCCTCGCTTCTGCTTGTTCATTCAACACAATAAG ATCATGTCTGCAGGAGAAACTGAGTAGCTACAGCGAGGAAGTAAACAAGCTCGTGAGAAGCCAG TGTGGCGTGTGTGTGAGCGAGGTCGTGGAGAGCGTTCACGGTGTGTGTGAGCAGCTGTGTGGCGTCACTACAGCCGATCTAGAGGAGGCCGTCGGGCAGCTCAAGCGCATCGCTCCGGTCACGTGG ACTCCAGCTGAAATGAGTGACTGTGAAACTG CTGTAGTGAAGATCCATCAAGCTCTGCTGAAGCTGCTCCACGTTTTCTTCACAAACTTTGATTTGGACTTCAGAGGACCGGAGGACGTTCCCGATCCATCTGCGGCAGACGTCGAGCGCAACACATGCATGCTGCAGCTCAACCTGACGAGCCTCTACAGACTGCTGCCCGGCTGGATAAACGG ATATGATCACTTCAGCATGAGCTGCTCTCTCACACACTGCGGCAGGAATCTGACTGAACCCGTGCTGTCGGAGAACATCAGCACGTCACTGCAGCTGAACTGCAAGATCCAGTGCAACCGTCT ATTGGTGTTTCCTGTTCCAGTAAGAGAGCTGCCATATGAATCAATGTTGACTTTTCATCTATTGGGCTCAAAACAGGCCAAAACCCCCGAGCTGCTCTGCTGGGCGGCCCTTCCTCTCTTTAACAGCAA GACTCTCGTTCACGGCACGGTTCTGCTCAGCATGTCCACGCAGGTGCCGCCCAGGTGTCCACCGTCCGCGGCACTGACCGACGGCCATCGGCAGCCCACAGGAGTCATTCTGCAG ATTGATTTCCCAGACTCTAAGCTGTGGCGGTATGAGCGGGCGTCCGCTCGGCCCGGATCGGTCCACGACTCGACTCTCTGTGAGGAGCTGCAGAAGAGGATAGCAGACGTGTCTCAGAAACACTCCCTGTCTCT CATGACTGAAAATGAAAAGGCCTTCCTGTGGAGCAAGCGGCACATCTGCGGCGAGAGGAACTCGTACCTGCACCTGGTTTTGGGCAGCGCGCCGCAGTGGAGGCCGCAGAACTTACCAGAGATCTACTGGATCCTGCAGCGCTGGGGCGGCGCGAGCTGCGAGGAAGCCCTGTTCCTCTTGAGCCACGA CTTTCATGACCAGTATGTGCGTTCAGTGGCTGTGCGGCGGTTTCAGCAGATGTGTGACAGCGAGCTGGAGGAGTTTCTGCCACAGCTGGTTCAG GCGCTGAAGATGGAGTGGGACGTGGACGGGCCGCTGGTGACGCTTCTGCTCTCCAGATCTTTGCGCTGCATCCGTATCGCTCAGCAGCTGTACTG gctGCTGCTGGACGCTCTGGAGGACTGGCTCTATAAGAGCTGGATCAGTAAGGTCCTGTCGGCGCTGAAGCACTGCTGCGGACGCACGCTGAGACTCGAGCTGCAGCGGGAGAACAGGCTGATGGATCTGCTCACACAAGTGGCCCAGAGAGTCCGCACCGCTGACAAAACCAAGAGAAAG GATGTGTTTATCAGAGAGCGATGGAAGATTGCCAGCTTTTTTGCCGACGGACAGTCCTGCAGGCTTCCGTTAGACCCGGCGGTTGAGGTCAAAGGTGTGAATGTTGAG GCTTTTAAGGTTTATAACTCAAACGCAGCACCTGTGGAAGTGTCCTTCATCACCGCCGACCCTCTGGGACAGAACTACAGCGTCATCTGCAAA ACTGGAGATAACCTGCGGCAGGACGTGCTGGTGCTGCAGATCGTGCGTCTCCTGGACCGCGTGTGGAGGCAGGAGGGGCTGGACATGCGCATGGTCACCTACAGATGCATTTCTACCGGAAGAGATCGAG GGTTGGTGGAAGTGGTGCGTGACGCAGTGACTCTGGCCAAGATCCATCAGGAGTGGGGTTTGTCTGGAGCGCTGAGGGAAGACACCTTAGAGAAGTGGTTCCACATGAGGAACAAGACTATAGAGGACTACGAGAAG GCTGTGATGAACTTCCTTCACTCGTGTGCCGGCTGGTGCGTCGCCACGTTTGTTCTGGGCATCTGTGACCGCCACAACGACAACATCATGATCACACACAGCGGCCACATGTTCCACATCGATTTCGGCAAGATCATGGGCAACGCGCAGAAGTTCGGCAGCATCAAGAG AGACCGGACGCCCTTCATCTTTACGCCAGAGATGCAGCGCTTCATCACGGGCGGCGGCGAGAACCCGCAGCGCTTCCACCGGTTCGTCGAGCTGTGCTGCGACGCCTTCAACAGTCTGCGCAGACGCTCTGCTCTGCTGCTCGGCCTGCTGCAGCTG ATGCTGGCGGCCGGAATGCCTGAAATGAAGGACGTCCAGGACCTGCGGTACGTTCACAATAACCTGCGGCCGCATGACTCTGAGCTGGAAGCCACTTCATATTTCACCAG AAAAATTAAGGAGAGCATGGAGAGTTTACCTGTCAAGCTGAACTTCCTCATCCACAATATGGTTCAGTTTTCCTCCGTCAGACGGTCCGAGCCGCTCGCCGACAGCCGGATCTCCTCCAGCTCCAACATTCAGGAGGCCGTGATCCAGAAATACACCGTCAGCGGCAAAGACGTG ACGTACGAGCTGAAGGTGACGATCGAGGACGGGTACGTCATCAGTCAGAAGAGCTTTTCTCAGTTCGAGACGCTCCATAAGCTGCTTCAGAAGCACTTCATCGAGTCCACGCTGCCGAA GTTCCCCAGCTGGTTTAACATGTCCTTTACGCCGAGCAGGAAGATGAGTCTGTTGAACAAGTACCTGAAGGAGCTGTTCGAAGGGCCCTGCAGAGGA AACGAATACGTCTGCAGCCTGTTTCTGGACGGACCGAACGCCGCTGCCAAATCAG AATCAGACGCACATCTGCGACCACAGATCCAGCTCTACCTGTCTTATAAAGACTTCAAACTATCTGTGATGATAAAgcatttgaaaaatatt AGGCTGTCTAACGGCTCGTGTCCTGATGCTTATGTGGTCACGCGACTGAGACCCGACCcacaagacaagaccaagaggAAGACGAAAGTGGTCCGCAGCAATGACAATCCCACATTCAATGAACTG ATCGAGTACAGGAACGTGCTGAAGCTCCACGGACACGTGCTGGAGGTGACGGTGAAGAGCAGGAAGGCTTTTGTCGCTGCTACAAACGTGGTTCTGGGAGAGAGAGTTCTGGACCAGGAGAAGTGGTTTCCTCTGGGCTTCTCTGCCGTTTAA
- the pik3c2g gene encoding phosphatidylinositol 3-kinase C2 domain-containing subunit gamma isoform X1 — translation MDIKPDCLQLSVSDRMDPCTEDPAGRPEDHVFYGWDVPVFSEQDYLDLYTPVSGLKAADQRKEQVNVDMKNEEAAVTPAGTPAQHLRGPEDSWNIDLIDSAQGSNSRTASLCTLTSQLLSEHGVSRDEFSRSVVWGRVTPVHESLLEPAELLFSVSVPWLPVELPFRWRLSSTAQELMEAVLETLDHSAALSGQYLMKLCDSEEFLRSDEMLGLYERIQVYHKFASDVPVRMVLRDTIGRTLTRDEEDDRQMFHFNQVLASACSFNTIRSCLQEKLSSYSEEVNKLVRSQCGVCVSEVVESVHGVCEQLCGVTTADLEEAVGQLKRIAPVTWTPAEMSDCETAVVKIHQALLKLLHVFFTNFDLDFRGPEDVPDPSAADVERNTCMLQLNLTSLYRLLPGWINGYDHFSMSCSLTHCGRNLTEPVLSENISTSLQLNCKIQCNRLLVFPVPVRELPYESMLTFHLLGSKQAKTPELLCWAALPLFNSKTLVHGTVLLSMSTQVPPRCPPSAALTDGHRQPTGVILQIDFPDSKLWRYERASARPGSVHDSTLCEELQKRIADVSQKHSLSLMTENEKAFLWSKRHICGERNSYLHLVLGSAPQWRPQNLPEIYWILQRWGGASCEEALFLLSHDFHDQYVRSVAVRRFQQMCDSELEEFLPQLVQALKMEWDVDGPLVTLLLSRSLRCIRIAQQLYWLLLDALEDWLYKSWISKVLSALKHCCGRTLRLELQRENRLMDLLTQVAQRVRTADKTKRKDVFIRERWKIASFFADGQSCRLPLDPAVEVKGVNVEAFKVYNSNAAPVEVSFITADPLGQNYSVICKTGDNLRQDVLVLQIVRLLDRVWRQEGLDMRMVTYRCISTGRDRGLVEVVRDAVTLAKIHQEWGLSGALREDTLEKWFHMRNKTIEDYEKAVMNFLHSCAGWCVATFVLGICDRHNDNIMITHSGHMFHIDFGKIMGNAQKFGSIKRDRTPFIFTPEMQRFITGGGENPQRFHRFVELCCDAFNSLRRRSALLLGLLQLMLAAGMPEMKDVQDLRYVHNNLRPHDSELEATSYFTRKIKESMESLPVKLNFLIHNMVQFSSVRRSEPLADSRISSSSNIQEAVIQKYTVSGKDVTYELKVTIEDGYVISQKSFSQFETLHKLLQKHFIESTLPKFPSWFNMSFTPSRKMSLLNKYLKELFEGPCRGNEYVCSLFLDGPNAAAKSESDAHLRPQIQLYLSYKDFKLSVMIKHLKNIRLSNGSCPDAYVVTRLRPDPQDKTKRKTKVVRSNDNPTFNELIEYRNVLKLHGHVLEVTVKSRKAFVAATNVVLGERVLDQEKWFPLGFSAV, via the exons ATGGACATTAAACCGGACTGCCTACAGCTCTCCGTCTCTGATCGAATGGATCCATGTACTGAAGATCCCGCTGGAAGACCTGAGGATCACGTGTTTTATGGATGGGATGTTCCTGTCTTTTCTGAGCAGGATTATTTGGATTTATACACACCCGTGTCTGGTTTAAAAGCAGCCGATCAGAGGAAAGAGCAGGTGAATGTGGACATGAAGAATGAGGAAGCAGCTGTGACACCTGCTGGAACACCTGCACAACACCTGCGCGGTCCAGAG GACTCTTGGAACATCGATTTAATTGATTCAGCACAAGGCAGCAACAGCAGAACTGCTTCGCTCTGCACATTAACTTCGCA ACTGCTCTCAGAACATGGCGTCAGTCGTGACGAGTTCAGCCGGAGTGTGGTGTGGGGCCGCGTGACCCCTGTGCACGAGTCTCTCCTGGAGCCCGCCGAACTCCTCTTCAGTGTGTCCGTGCCCTGGCTGCCTGTGGAACTACCGTTCAGATGGAGAC TAAGCAGCACAGCCCAGGAGCTGATGGAGGCGGTTCTGGAGACTCTAGATCATTCTGCTGCTCTCAGTGGACAATACCTGATGAAACTCTGTGACTCAGAGGAGTTTCTCAGAAG TGATGAAATGTTGGGATTATACGAACGCATCCAGGTGTATCATAAGTTTGCTTCAGATGTTCCAGTGAGGATGGTGCTCAGAGACACCATTGGCAGAACCCTGACGCGAGAT GAGGAAGACGACAGGCAGATGTTTCATTTTAATCAAGTCCTCGCTTCTGCTTGTTCATTCAACACAATAAG ATCATGTCTGCAGGAGAAACTGAGTAGCTACAGCGAGGAAGTAAACAAGCTCGTGAGAAGCCAG TGTGGCGTGTGTGTGAGCGAGGTCGTGGAGAGCGTTCACGGTGTGTGTGAGCAGCTGTGTGGCGTCACTACAGCCGATCTAGAGGAGGCCGTCGGGCAGCTCAAGCGCATCGCTCCGGTCACGTGG ACTCCAGCTGAAATGAGTGACTGTGAAACTG CTGTAGTGAAGATCCATCAAGCTCTGCTGAAGCTGCTCCACGTTTTCTTCACAAACTTTGATTTGGACTTCAGAGGACCGGAGGACGTTCCCGATCCATCTGCGGCAGACGTCGAGCGCAACACATGCATGCTGCAGCTCAACCTGACGAGCCTCTACAGACTGCTGCCCGGCTGGATAAACGG ATATGATCACTTCAGCATGAGCTGCTCTCTCACACACTGCGGCAGGAATCTGACTGAACCCGTGCTGTCGGAGAACATCAGCACGTCACTGCAGCTGAACTGCAAGATCCAGTGCAACCGTCT ATTGGTGTTTCCTGTTCCAGTAAGAGAGCTGCCATATGAATCAATGTTGACTTTTCATCTATTGGGCTCAAAACAGGCCAAAACCCCCGAGCTGCTCTGCTGGGCGGCCCTTCCTCTCTTTAACAGCAA GACTCTCGTTCACGGCACGGTTCTGCTCAGCATGTCCACGCAGGTGCCGCCCAGGTGTCCACCGTCCGCGGCACTGACCGACGGCCATCGGCAGCCCACAGGAGTCATTCTGCAG ATTGATTTCCCAGACTCTAAGCTGTGGCGGTATGAGCGGGCGTCCGCTCGGCCCGGATCGGTCCACGACTCGACTCTCTGTGAGGAGCTGCAGAAGAGGATAGCAGACGTGTCTCAGAAACACTCCCTGTCTCT CATGACTGAAAATGAAAAGGCCTTCCTGTGGAGCAAGCGGCACATCTGCGGCGAGAGGAACTCGTACCTGCACCTGGTTTTGGGCAGCGCGCCGCAGTGGAGGCCGCAGAACTTACCAGAGATCTACTGGATCCTGCAGCGCTGGGGCGGCGCGAGCTGCGAGGAAGCCCTGTTCCTCTTGAGCCACGA CTTTCATGACCAGTATGTGCGTTCAGTGGCTGTGCGGCGGTTTCAGCAGATGTGTGACAGCGAGCTGGAGGAGTTTCTGCCACAGCTGGTTCAG GCGCTGAAGATGGAGTGGGACGTGGACGGGCCGCTGGTGACGCTTCTGCTCTCCAGATCTTTGCGCTGCATCCGTATCGCTCAGCAGCTGTACTG gctGCTGCTGGACGCTCTGGAGGACTGGCTCTATAAGAGCTGGATCAGTAAGGTCCTGTCGGCGCTGAAGCACTGCTGCGGACGCACGCTGAGACTCGAGCTGCAGCGGGAGAACAGGCTGATGGATCTGCTCACACAAGTGGCCCAGAGAGTCCGCACCGCTGACAAAACCAAGAGAAAG GATGTGTTTATCAGAGAGCGATGGAAGATTGCCAGCTTTTTTGCCGACGGACAGTCCTGCAGGCTTCCGTTAGACCCGGCGGTTGAGGTCAAAGGTGTGAATGTTGAG GCTTTTAAGGTTTATAACTCAAACGCAGCACCTGTGGAAGTGTCCTTCATCACCGCCGACCCTCTGGGACAGAACTACAGCGTCATCTGCAAA ACTGGAGATAACCTGCGGCAGGACGTGCTGGTGCTGCAGATCGTGCGTCTCCTGGACCGCGTGTGGAGGCAGGAGGGGCTGGACATGCGCATGGTCACCTACAGATGCATTTCTACCGGAAGAGATCGAG GGTTGGTGGAAGTGGTGCGTGACGCAGTGACTCTGGCCAAGATCCATCAGGAGTGGGGTTTGTCTGGAGCGCTGAGGGAAGACACCTTAGAGAAGTGGTTCCACATGAGGAACAAGACTATAGAGGACTACGAGAAG GCTGTGATGAACTTCCTTCACTCGTGTGCCGGCTGGTGCGTCGCCACGTTTGTTCTGGGCATCTGTGACCGCCACAACGACAACATCATGATCACACACAGCGGCCACATGTTCCACATCGATTTCGGCAAGATCATGGGCAACGCGCAGAAGTTCGGCAGCATCAAGAG AGACCGGACGCCCTTCATCTTTACGCCAGAGATGCAGCGCTTCATCACGGGCGGCGGCGAGAACCCGCAGCGCTTCCACCGGTTCGTCGAGCTGTGCTGCGACGCCTTCAACAGTCTGCGCAGACGCTCTGCTCTGCTGCTCGGCCTGCTGCAGCTG ATGCTGGCGGCCGGAATGCCTGAAATGAAGGACGTCCAGGACCTGCGGTACGTTCACAATAACCTGCGGCCGCATGACTCTGAGCTGGAAGCCACTTCATATTTCACCAG AAAAATTAAGGAGAGCATGGAGAGTTTACCTGTCAAGCTGAACTTCCTCATCCACAATATGGTTCAGTTTTCCTCCGTCAGACGGTCCGAGCCGCTCGCCGACAGCCGGATCTCCTCCAGCTCCAACATTCAGGAGGCCGTGATCCAGAAATACACCGTCAGCGGCAAAGACGTG ACGTACGAGCTGAAGGTGACGATCGAGGACGGGTACGTCATCAGTCAGAAGAGCTTTTCTCAGTTCGAGACGCTCCATAAGCTGCTTCAGAAGCACTTCATCGAGTCCACGCTGCCGAA GTTCCCCAGCTGGTTTAACATGTCCTTTACGCCGAGCAGGAAGATGAGTCTGTTGAACAAGTACCTGAAGGAGCTGTTCGAAGGGCCCTGCAGAGGA AACGAATACGTCTGCAGCCTGTTTCTGGACGGACCGAACGCCGCTGCCAAATCAG AATCAGACGCACATCTGCGACCACAGATCCAGCTCTACCTGTCTTATAAAGACTTCAAACTATCTGTGATGATAAAgcatttgaaaaatatt AGGCTGTCTAACGGCTCGTGTCCTGATGCTTATGTGGTCACGCGACTGAGACCCGACCcacaagacaagaccaagaggAAGACGAAAGTGGTCCGCAGCAATGACAATCCCACATTCAATGAACTG ATCGAGTACAGGAACGTGCTGAAGCTCCACGGACACGTGCTGGAGGTGACGGTGAAGAGCAGGAAGGCTTTTGTCGCTGCTACAAACGTGGTTCTGGGAGAGAGAGTTCTGGACCAGGAGAAGTGGTTTCCTCTGGGCTTCTCTGCCGTTTAA